A window of Candidatus Pantoea floridensis contains these coding sequences:
- the moaE gene encoding molybdopterin synthase catalytic subunit MoaE: METRIRVGTELFDVGQEYSLLSAHDSDGAVVTFTGKVRNHNLGDAVAALTLEHYPGMTEKALADIVVEARQRWPLQQVTVIHRVGELFPGDEIVFVGVSSAHRSSAFAATEFIMDYLKTRAPFWKREATAEGDRWVDARDSDHQAAERWS, encoded by the coding sequence ATGGAAACGCGAATTCGTGTCGGCACTGAGCTGTTCGACGTTGGCCAGGAATATAGCTTACTCTCCGCCCACGATAGCGATGGCGCAGTCGTCACGTTCACCGGCAAAGTGCGTAATCACAATCTCGGCGATGCTGTTGCGGCGTTAACGCTGGAACATTATCCCGGCATGACGGAAAAAGCGCTGGCGGATATTGTCGTCGAGGCGCGTCAGCGCTGGCCGCTACAGCAGGTAACGGTGATTCATCGCGTTGGCGAACTGTTCCCCGGTGATGAAATCGTGTTTGTTGGCGTCAGTAGCGCCCATCGCAGCAGCGCGTTCGCCGCCACCGAGTTCATTATGGATTACCTGAAAACCCGCGCGCCGTTTTGGAAGCGCGAAGCCACTGCCGAAGGCGATCGCTGGGTTGATGCGCGTGACAGCGATCATCAAGCCGCTGAGCGCTGGAGCTAG
- the moaD gene encoding molybdopterin synthase sulfur carrier subunit, with protein MIKVLFFAQVRELTGTSALELAPDYADVATLRAALAGQGDRWALALESGKLLAAVNQTLVPMSHPLRAGDEVAFFPPVTGG; from the coding sequence ATGATTAAGGTGCTGTTTTTTGCCCAGGTTCGGGAATTAACCGGCACCAGCGCGCTGGAACTGGCACCGGACTATGCCGATGTTGCCACGCTGCGTGCGGCGTTAGCCGGGCAGGGCGACCGCTGGGCGCTGGCGCTGGAGTCTGGCAAATTGCTGGCGGCAGTGAATCAAACGCTGGTGCCTATGAGCCATCCGCTGCGCGCGGGTGATGAAGTGGCATTTTTCCCGCCGGTTACCGGAGGTTGA
- the moaC gene encoding cyclic pyranopterin monophosphate synthase MoaC, with protein sequence MSSLTHINAAGEAHMVDVSGKTETVREAQAEALVLMSAETLQMIIDGSHHKGDVFATARIAGIQAAKRTWELIPLCHPLMLSKVEVALIAEPEHSRVRVTSLCRLTGKTGVEMEALTAASVAALTIYDMCKAVQKDIVIDQLRLLSKSGGKSGDFKAVSHD encoded by the coding sequence ATGTCATCCTTAACGCATATCAATGCCGCAGGCGAAGCCCACATGGTGGATGTCTCTGGTAAAACTGAAACGGTGCGCGAAGCACAAGCGGAAGCGCTGGTGCTGATGAGCGCAGAAACGCTGCAGATGATTATCGACGGCAGCCACCATAAAGGTGACGTGTTCGCCACCGCGCGTATCGCCGGCATTCAGGCGGCGAAACGCACCTGGGAACTGATTCCGCTGTGCCATCCGCTGATGCTGAGCAAGGTGGAAGTGGCCCTGATTGCTGAACCGGAACACAGCCGCGTGCGCGTCACTTCACTCTGTCGCCTGACGGGCAAAACCGGCGTCGAGATGGAAGCCTTAACCGCGGCGTCGGTCGCAGCGCTCACCATCTATGACATGTGCAAAGCGGTGCAAAAAGACATTGTCATCGATCAGCTGCGGTTGCTGAGCAAAAGCGGCGGTAAATCCGGGGATTTCAAGGCGGTGAGCCATGATTAA
- the moaB gene encoding molybdenum cofactor biosynthesis protein B, translating into MGKPSGEFIALNVAVMTVSDSRDASNDTSGDYLREALAEAGHQVVDRAMVPDNRYRIRATVSRWIASDDVQVVIINGGTGFNSKNSTPEALLPLFDREIEGFGELFRMISYEEIGSSTLQSRAVAGLANQTLIFAVPGSTNACRSGWERIIEDQLDARTRPCNFVSHLKKL; encoded by the coding sequence ATGGGTAAACCTTCCGGCGAATTTATCGCCTTAAATGTAGCGGTAATGACCGTCTCTGATAGCCGTGATGCCAGTAATGACACATCCGGCGATTACCTGCGTGAAGCGCTGGCAGAAGCCGGGCATCAGGTGGTGGACCGCGCGATGGTGCCGGACAACCGCTATCGCATTCGTGCCACGGTATCGCGCTGGATCGCCAGCGACGATGTGCAGGTGGTGATTATCAATGGCGGCACCGGTTTCAACAGCAAAAACAGTACGCCTGAAGCCTTGCTGCCGCTGTTCGATCGTGAGATTGAAGGCTTTGGTGAACTGTTCCGCATGATCTCCTATGAAGAGATCGGAAGCTCAACGCTGCAGTCGCGCGCCGTTGCCGGTTTGGCCAATCAGACGCTGATTTTTGCCGTGCCGGGATCGACCAACGCCTGCCGCAGCGGCTGGGAGCGCATCATTGAAGATCAGCTGGATGCGCGTACCCGTCCGTGTAATTTTGTCTCTCATTTGAAGAAGTTGTAA
- the moaA gene encoding GTP 3',8-cyclase MoaA, protein MPQFTDAYARSFYYLRLSVTDVCNFRCTYCLPNGYKPSGTHNKSFLSLDEIRRVTRAFAAAGTEKVRLTGGEPSMRRDFTDIIAAVRENDAIRQIAMTTNGYRMARDVRAWRAAGLTHINVSVDSLDARQFHAITGQDKFAEVMAGIDAAFDAGFEKVKVNSVLMRDVNSHSLSTFLEWLRLRPIQLRFIELMETGEGSDLFHRHHISGEVIRDQLIMQGWQRQPRGRSDGPAQVFRHPDYQGEVGLIMPYEKDFCASCNRLRVSAMGKLHLCLFGDGGVSLRDLLASDDQQAELQARIAHSLGQKKQTHFLHQGNTGITQNLSFIGG, encoded by the coding sequence GTGCCACAATTTACAGATGCCTACGCGCGCAGCTTTTACTACTTGCGCCTGTCGGTCACGGATGTGTGTAACTTCCGTTGTACCTACTGCCTGCCGAACGGCTATAAGCCGAGCGGCACGCACAACAAAAGCTTTCTCTCGCTGGATGAGATTCGTCGCGTGACGCGTGCCTTTGCGGCGGCGGGCACTGAAAAAGTGCGGCTGACCGGCGGTGAACCTTCCATGCGTCGTGATTTTACCGACATCATCGCCGCGGTGCGGGAAAACGATGCCATCCGCCAGATTGCCATGACCACCAACGGATACCGCATGGCGCGCGACGTGCGAGCGTGGCGCGCAGCCGGTCTCACCCACATTAACGTCAGCGTCGATAGCCTCGACGCGCGCCAGTTTCACGCCATCACCGGACAAGACAAATTTGCCGAGGTGATGGCGGGCATCGATGCCGCCTTCGATGCCGGTTTCGAGAAAGTGAAAGTTAACAGCGTGCTGATGCGCGATGTGAACAGCCACAGCCTCAGCACCTTCCTTGAGTGGCTGCGCCTGCGGCCGATTCAACTACGCTTTATCGAGCTAATGGAAACCGGTGAAGGCAGCGATCTGTTCCATCGTCATCATATCTCCGGTGAAGTGATTCGCGACCAGCTGATTATGCAGGGCTGGCAGCGCCAGCCGCGCGGCCGCAGCGACGGGCCGGCGCAGGTGTTTCGTCATCCCGATTATCAGGGTGAAGTGGGCCTAATCATGCCGTACGAGAAAGATTTCTGCGCCAGCTGTAATCGCCTGCGCGTCTCAGCGATGGGTAAATTGCATCTGTGCCTGTTTGGCGACGGCGGCGTGTCGCTGCGCGATTTGCTGGCGTCTGACGATCAGCAAGCAGAGCTGCAGGCGCGCATTGCGCACAGCCTTGGGCAGAAAAAGCAGACGCACTTTCTGCATCAGGGCAATACCGGCATCACGCAAAACCTCTCCTTTATTGGTGGCTAA
- a CDS encoding gluconeogenesis factor YvcK family protein, which produces MNRTLADLDRVVALGGGHGLGRVMSALAPLGSRLTGIVTTTDNGGSTGRIRRSEGGIAWGDMRNCINQLITEPSVATAMFEYRFSGNGELAGHNLGNLMLKALDHLSVRPLEAINIIRNLLKVDAFLIPMSEQPVDLVAQDGEGNMVYGETAIDEMKQPPEELMLHPNVLPTREAIEAIGEADLILIGPGSFYTSLMPILLMEDMARALRRTPATMVFIGNLGRELSPAAASLNVADKLAIMEKAIGKRVIDAVVVSPAADISGVEDRLIIREPLEAADIKYRHDRQLLRIALEHAIQAV; this is translated from the coding sequence ATGAATCGAACCCTGGCAGATTTGGATCGCGTAGTGGCGCTGGGCGGCGGGCACGGTCTTGGACGCGTGATGTCAGCGCTGGCACCGTTGGGCTCGCGCTTAACCGGTATTGTCACCACCACCGATAACGGCGGATCCACCGGCCGCATTCGCCGCTCGGAAGGCGGCATTGCCTGGGGCGATATGCGTAACTGTATCAATCAGCTGATCACTGAACCGAGCGTCGCCACCGCGATGTTTGAGTACCGCTTTAGCGGCAATGGTGAGCTGGCCGGGCATAACCTTGGCAACCTGATGCTGAAAGCGCTTGATCACCTAAGCGTACGTCCGCTGGAAGCCATCAACATTATCCGTAATTTGCTTAAAGTGGATGCGTTTCTCATTCCGATGTCAGAACAGCCTGTTGATCTGGTGGCACAGGATGGCGAAGGCAACATGGTATACGGGGAAACCGCTATTGATGAGATGAAGCAGCCCCCCGAGGAGTTGATGCTGCACCCGAACGTGCTGCCCACGCGCGAAGCGATCGAGGCGATAGGCGAAGCGGATTTGATTCTGATTGGCCCCGGCAGTTTTTACACCAGCCTGATGCCAATATTGCTGATGGAAGATATGGCGCGCGCACTGCGCCGCACGCCCGCTACCATGGTATTTATTGGCAATCTTGGTCGTGAACTGAGTCCGGCAGCGGCCAGCCTGAATGTTGCTGACAAACTGGCAATCATGGAGAAAGCCATTGGCAAACGGGTGATTGATGCGGTGGTGGTAAGTCCAGCCGCAGATATTAGCGGAGTGGAAGATCGTTTAATTATTCGCGAACCGCTGGAAGCCGCCGATATTAAATACCGTCACGACCGCCAACTGCTGCGCATTGCGCTGGAACACGCGATTCAGGCAGTTTAG
- the uvrB gene encoding excinuclease ABC subunit UvrB — protein sequence MSKAFKLNSAFKPSGDQPEAIRRLEEGLEDGLAHQTLLGVTGSGKTFTVANVIADLNRPTMVLAPNKTLAAQLYGEMKEFFPDNAVEFFVSYYDYYQPEAYVPSSDTFIEKDASVNEHIEQMRLSATKALLERRDVIVVASVSAIYGLGDPDLYLKMMLHLTRGMIIDQRSILRRLAELQYTRNDQAFQRGTFRVRGEVIDVFPAESDDIALRIELFDEEVERLSLFDPLTGQIDSVIPRFTVYPKTHYVTPRERILQAMEDIKVELVDRRKVLLENNKLLEEQRISQRTQFDLEMMNELGYCSGIENYSRYLSGRGPGEPPPTLFDYLPADGLLVVDESHVTIPQIGGMYRGDRARKETLVEYGFRLPSALDNRPMKFEEFEASAPQTIYVSATPGNYELEKSGSEVIDQLVRPTGLLDPILEVRPVATQVDDLLSEIRKRVEINERVLVTVLTKRMAEDLTEYLVEHGEKVRYLHSDIDTVERMEIIRDLRLGEFDVLVGINLLREGLDMPEVSLVAILDADKEGFLRSERSLIQTIGRAARNINGRAILYADKITPSMERAMGETERRREKQQKYNEENGIVPQGLNKKITDILELGKNVVKTRGKGKTASRTAAEAEANYMALTPQAMQKKIHELEGQMQQHAQNLEFEEAASVRDQLHQLRELFIAAS from the coding sequence ATGAGCAAAGCCTTTAAACTCAACTCCGCTTTCAAGCCTTCAGGCGACCAACCTGAGGCCATTCGCCGCCTGGAAGAGGGGCTGGAGGATGGACTCGCCCATCAAACGCTGTTGGGCGTAACCGGTTCAGGTAAAACGTTTACCGTTGCCAATGTGATTGCGGATCTCAATCGCCCGACGATGGTTTTGGCACCGAACAAAACATTGGCGGCGCAGCTGTACGGCGAGATGAAAGAGTTCTTCCCGGACAATGCGGTGGAGTTTTTCGTCTCTTACTACGATTACTATCAGCCTGAAGCCTATGTTCCCAGCTCCGACACTTTTATCGAAAAAGATGCCTCGGTGAACGAGCACATTGAACAGATGCGTCTCTCGGCGACCAAAGCGCTGCTGGAGCGTCGTGATGTGATCGTAGTGGCGTCGGTTTCCGCTATTTACGGTCTGGGCGATCCCGATCTCTATTTGAAAATGATGCTGCACTTAACGCGCGGCATGATTATCGACCAGCGCAGCATTCTGCGTCGTCTGGCAGAGCTGCAATATACCCGTAACGATCAGGCTTTCCAGCGCGGCACCTTCCGCGTGCGTGGGGAAGTGATCGATGTGTTCCCAGCCGAATCAGACGACATTGCGCTGCGTATTGAGCTGTTTGATGAAGAAGTTGAGCGGCTGTCGCTGTTTGATCCGCTTACCGGGCAGATTGACTCGGTGATCCCGCGTTTTACCGTTTATCCTAAAACGCACTATGTCACGCCGCGCGAGCGTATTCTGCAGGCGATGGAAGATATCAAAGTTGAACTGGTGGACCGCCGCAAGGTGCTGCTGGAGAACAATAAGCTGCTGGAAGAGCAGCGTATTTCTCAGCGTACCCAGTTCGACCTCGAAATGATGAACGAGCTGGGCTACTGCTCCGGTATTGAAAACTACTCACGCTATCTGTCCGGTCGCGGACCGGGCGAGCCGCCGCCAACCTTATTTGATTATCTGCCGGCTGACGGTTTGCTGGTGGTTGACGAATCGCACGTGACGATCCCGCAAATTGGCGGTATGTACCGCGGTGACCGCGCGCGTAAAGAGACGCTGGTGGAGTATGGCTTCCGCTTACCGTCGGCGCTGGATAACCGCCCGATGAAGTTTGAAGAGTTTGAGGCGTCCGCGCCGCAAACCATTTATGTGTCGGCCACACCCGGCAATTACGAGCTGGAAAAATCAGGCAGCGAAGTGATCGATCAGCTGGTGCGTCCAACCGGCCTGCTTGATCCGATCCTCGAAGTGCGACCGGTCGCGACCCAGGTCGACGATTTGTTGTCGGAAATCCGCAAGCGTGTCGAGATTAATGAGCGCGTGCTGGTTACCGTTTTGACCAAGCGTATGGCAGAAGATCTCACCGAATACCTTGTGGAACACGGTGAGAAGGTGCGCTATCTGCATTCGGATATCGATACCGTAGAACGTATGGAAATCATCCGCGATTTACGCCTCGGCGAGTTTGATGTATTGGTGGGCATCAACTTGCTGCGTGAAGGCTTGGATATGCCGGAAGTGTCGCTGGTGGCGATTCTCGATGCCGACAAAGAAGGTTTCCTGCGCTCTGAGCGTTCACTGATCCAAACCATTGGTCGCGCCGCGCGTAATATCAATGGGCGCGCGATTCTCTACGCCGATAAAATCACGCCATCAATGGAACGCGCGATGGGTGAAACGGAACGCCGTCGCGAGAAGCAGCAAAAATATAACGAAGAGAATGGCATTGTGCCGCAGGGGCTCAATAAGAAGATCACCGATATTCTTGAGCTGGGCAAAAACGTGGTTAAAACGCGCGGTAAAGGTAAAACCGCATCGCGCACTGCGGCAGAGGCGGAAGCCAACTATATGGCGCTTACGCCACAGGCGATGCAAAAGAAAATTCACGAGCTGGAAGGGCAGATGCAGCAACACGCGCAGAATCTGGAGTTCGAAGAAGCTGCCAGCGTGCGCGATCAGTTGCATCAGCTGCGCGAGCTGTTTATTGCGGCTTCCTGA
- a CDS encoding ATP-binding cassette domain-containing protein, which yields MLSLRSVNQFYGQNHILWDVDLDLPPGTCTGVLGSPGMGKTTLVNCIMGRLPINSGSMTWQEDGSPPEDLLLQPAEMRARTGIGYVPQGRHIFSQMSVEDNLLIALMAAQDDRSRAIPEMVFDLFPALYSMRHQRSGELPMEQQQHLALARALVLQPKLVILDEPTEGMSPWLEEEMGNLIRRLNREYGLTILLLEQHVSFIRRVADYFLLLHRGRNVAHGKMAQLDDITVNKWLTVT from the coding sequence ATGCTGAGTTTACGTTCGGTGAATCAGTTTTACGGTCAAAATCACATTCTGTGGGATGTGGATCTCGATCTGCCGCCGGGTACCTGTACCGGCGTGTTGGGCAGCCCAGGCATGGGTAAAACCACGTTGGTTAATTGCATTATGGGCCGCTTGCCTATCAACAGCGGCTCGATGACCTGGCAAGAAGATGGCTCGCCGCCGGAGGATTTACTGCTGCAACCGGCCGAGATGCGTGCCCGCACCGGGATTGGTTATGTCCCGCAGGGGCGGCACATTTTCTCGCAGATGAGCGTGGAAGATAACCTGCTGATTGCCCTAATGGCAGCGCAGGACGATCGCAGCCGTGCGATTCCGGAAATGGTCTTTGATCTGTTTCCGGCGCTCTATTCGATGCGCCACCAGCGCAGCGGCGAACTGCCGATGGAGCAACAGCAGCATTTGGCCCTGGCGCGCGCATTGGTGCTGCAACCCAAGCTGGTGATTCTCGATGAACCAACGGAAGGCATGTCGCCGTGGCTGGAAGAGGAGATGGGCAATCTTATCCGACGGCTTAACCGCGAATACGGTCTGACGATTCTGTTGCTGGAGCAGCACGTGTCATTCATCCGCCGCGTTGCCGACTATTTTCTGCTGCTGCATCGTGGACGCAACGTGGCGCACGGCAAAATGGCGCAGTTGGATGACATCACCGTAAATAAGTGGTTAACGGTGACGTAG
- the bioD gene encoding dethiobiotin synthase — protein sequence MTRWFITGTDTEVGKTVASGALLQAASAAGLRTAGYKPVASGCEITQEGVRNSDALALQRYSSVPLRYEQVNPLAFVEPTSPHIISAEEGRPIEFAALSAGLRVLEQQAEWVLVEGAGGWFTPLSDTQTYADWVEAEQLPVILVVGVKLGCINHALLTAEAVKARGLCLAGWIANDIQPPGKRHQEYMATLRQRIDAPFLGEIPHLSDEAQQGDCGRYLTLPQ from the coding sequence ATGACACGCTGGTTTATTACCGGAACCGATACCGAAGTAGGCAAAACCGTGGCCAGCGGCGCACTGTTGCAGGCGGCGAGCGCCGCAGGATTGCGCACCGCTGGCTATAAACCGGTGGCGTCCGGCTGTGAGATCACACAAGAAGGCGTCCGCAACAGTGATGCATTGGCATTGCAGCGCTACAGCAGCGTGCCGCTACGCTACGAGCAGGTGAATCCGCTGGCGTTTGTCGAGCCGACTTCACCGCATATCATCAGTGCAGAAGAGGGCAGGCCAATTGAATTTGCCGCACTTTCTGCTGGCTTACGCGTGCTTGAGCAGCAGGCGGAATGGGTGTTAGTGGAGGGCGCGGGCGGCTGGTTTACGCCGCTATCGGACACGCAGACCTATGCAGATTGGGTTGAAGCCGAGCAGCTACCCGTAATTCTGGTCGTGGGCGTAAAGTTAGGCTGCATCAACCATGCGCTGCTTACCGCTGAGGCGGTGAAAGCGCGAGGTTTATGCCTGGCGGGCTGGATTGCCAATGATATCCAGCCGCCGGGCAAACGCCATCAGGAATATATGGCCACGCTGCGTCAGCGCATTGACGCGCCGTTCCTCGGTGAGATCCCGCACCTCAGCGATGAGGCGCAGCAAGGCGATTGCGGGCGCTATCTGACACTGCCGCAATAA
- the bioC gene encoding malonyl-ACP O-methyltransferase BioC: MTLQVNKQAVAQAFGRAAAHYEQHAQLQRLSGDALLARAPAGFGPHLLDAGCGTGWYSRYWRDRGRTLTALDLSPDMLQTAREQQSAQHYLLGDIDDVPLADASVDGVWSNLAVQWSSDLCTALQQFLRVTRPGGTVLFSTLLDGSLHEVHHAWAQLDGRRHANRFLSAAQLRAATATLPMQAEQQIVMLHFPSALSAMRSLKGIGATHLHDGRGSSVLTRTQLATLEQHWPQDEAGYRLSYHLMYGVLTK, translated from the coding sequence ATGACGCTGCAGGTTAACAAGCAGGCCGTGGCGCAGGCTTTTGGTCGTGCGGCCGCACATTACGAACAGCATGCGCAGCTGCAGCGACTGAGCGGTGATGCGCTGCTGGCGCGGGCACCGGCTGGTTTTGGTCCGCATCTGCTGGATGCCGGTTGCGGCACCGGCTGGTATAGCCGCTACTGGCGCGATCGCGGGCGTACGCTGACCGCGCTCGATCTCTCACCCGATATGCTGCAAACGGCGCGCGAACAGCAATCGGCGCAGCATTATCTGCTGGGTGATATTGATGATGTGCCGCTAGCGGATGCCAGCGTTGACGGCGTGTGGAGCAACCTGGCAGTGCAGTGGAGCAGTGATTTGTGCACTGCGCTGCAGCAGTTTTTGCGCGTCACGCGCCCAGGCGGCACGGTGCTGTTCTCCACGCTGCTCGACGGTTCGCTACACGAAGTGCATCACGCATGGGCGCAGTTGGATGGTCGCCGCCACGCCAATCGTTTTCTCAGCGCAGCGCAGTTGCGCGCGGCCACCGCAACGCTACCGATGCAGGCAGAGCAGCAGATCGTTATGCTGCATTTCCCCAGTGCGCTTAGCGCCATGCGTTCCCTGAAAGGCATTGGTGCTACGCATCTGCACGACGGACGCGGCAGCAGCGTGCTGACACGTACTCAGTTAGCAACACTTGAGCAGCACTGGCCGCAGGATGAGGCCGGTTACCGCCTGAGCTACCACTTGATGTATGGAGTTTTAACGAAATGA
- the bioF gene encoding 8-amino-7-oxononanoate synthase, which produces MGWSQRIDHALAARRAADGWRQRRPIEHNNVREITLDGQRYRHFSSNDYLGLSQHPAVIAAWQQGAAEAGAGAGASGHVTGYSRHHAKLEEQLADWLGYSRALLFISGFAANQAVIHLLAEKQDRIFADKLAHASLLDAASHSPASLRRFAHNQPASLAKLLATPSDGGTLVVTEGVFSMDGDSAPLAAIAEQTRHGNGWLLVDDAHGIGVTGAQGRGSCWQQQVKPELLIVTFGKGFGVSGAALLCDDATADYVEQFSRHLIYSTAMPPAQCYALLAALRQIQQGDALRERLHSHIARFRAGAADLPWQLVASDSAIQPLIVGENSAALALSQRLAQAGCWVSAIRPPTVPPGTARLRITLTAAHHTDDIDRLLEALYDAAG; this is translated from the coding sequence ATGGGCTGGTCACAACGTATCGATCACGCGCTGGCGGCGCGGCGGGCCGCCGATGGCTGGCGGCAGCGGCGTCCCATCGAACATAACAACGTGCGGGAAATTACGCTCGACGGCCAACGCTATCGGCACTTCTCCAGTAACGACTATCTCGGCCTGAGCCAGCATCCGGCGGTTATCGCCGCGTGGCAGCAGGGCGCGGCTGAGGCGGGCGCAGGTGCAGGCGCATCCGGTCACGTTACCGGCTACAGCCGCCATCACGCCAAGCTGGAGGAACAGCTGGCCGATTGGCTGGGCTATTCGCGCGCGCTGCTGTTCATTTCGGGATTTGCCGCCAATCAGGCGGTGATCCATCTGCTGGCGGAAAAGCAGGATCGCATCTTTGCCGATAAGCTGGCGCACGCGTCGCTGCTGGATGCAGCCAGCCACAGTCCGGCCAGCCTGCGCCGCTTTGCCCATAATCAGCCGGCAAGCCTGGCGAAACTGCTGGCGACGCCATCAGACGGTGGCACATTGGTGGTCACAGAAGGCGTTTTTAGTATGGATGGCGACAGCGCGCCGCTCGCGGCTATTGCAGAACAGACGCGGCATGGCAACGGCTGGCTGCTGGTGGATGATGCGCACGGCATCGGTGTTACCGGTGCACAAGGGCGCGGCAGCTGCTGGCAGCAACAGGTGAAGCCGGAACTGCTGATCGTCACCTTTGGCAAAGGGTTTGGCGTCAGTGGTGCCGCGTTGCTGTGCGATGATGCGACCGCCGATTACGTTGAACAATTTTCCCGCCATCTGATCTATTCCACCGCCATGCCGCCGGCGCAGTGCTATGCCCTGCTGGCGGCGCTGCGGCAGATTCAACAAGGTGATGCGCTGCGTGAACGGTTGCACAGTCACATTGCGCGCTTCCGCGCCGGCGCAGCGGATTTACCGTGGCAGCTGGTCGCTTCAGACAGTGCGATTCAGCCGCTGATCGTTGGCGAAAATAGCGCGGCGCTGGCGCTGTCGCAGCGGCTGGCGCAGGCCGGCTGTTGGGTGAGCGCGATCCGTCCGCCCACGGTGCCACCGGGTACCGCGCGGCTGCGCATCACGCTCACCGCTGCACATCACACCGATGATATTGATCGACTGCTGGAGGCGCTGTATGACGCTGCAGGTTAA
- the bioB gene encoding biotin synthase BioB: MANRWTLAQAQALFEKPFLELMFEAQQVHRQHFDPRQVQVSTLLSIKTGACPEDCKYCPQSARYKTGLESERLMEVDAVLESARKAKAAGSSRFCMGAAWKNPHERDMPYLQQMVQGVKAMGMETCMTLGTLDGSQAQRLAEAGLDFYNHNLDTSPEFYGNIITTRSYQDRLDTLDKVRGAGIKVCSGGIVGLGETVKDRAGLLVQLANLPTPPESVPINMLVKVKGTPLADNEDVEPFDFIRTIAVARIMMPSSHVRLSAGREQMSEQTQAMCFMAGANSIFYGCKLLTTPNPEEDKDLILFRKLGLNPEHTATTAGDNEQQYQLSEQLLQADTEQFYNAAV; encoded by the coding sequence ATGGCAAACCGCTGGACACTGGCACAAGCTCAGGCACTTTTCGAAAAACCTTTCCTTGAGTTGATGTTTGAAGCGCAGCAAGTGCATCGTCAACATTTCGATCCACGCCAGGTGCAAGTCAGCACGCTGCTGTCGATCAAAACCGGCGCCTGTCCGGAAGATTGTAAATACTGTCCGCAGAGCGCGCGCTACAAAACCGGTCTCGAATCCGAACGTCTGATGGAAGTGGATGCGGTGCTGGAATCGGCGCGCAAAGCCAAAGCCGCCGGCTCAAGCCGTTTCTGCATGGGCGCGGCGTGGAAAAATCCGCACGAGCGCGACATGCCCTATCTGCAGCAGATGGTGCAGGGGGTGAAAGCGATGGGCATGGAAACCTGCATGACGCTCGGCACGCTGGATGGCAGCCAGGCGCAGCGCCTTGCTGAAGCCGGCCTCGATTTCTATAACCACAACCTCGATACCTCGCCAGAATTCTACGGCAACATCATCACCACGCGCAGCTATCAGGATCGCCTGGATACACTGGACAAAGTGCGCGGCGCGGGCATCAAAGTGTGCTCGGGCGGCATCGTGGGCCTGGGGGAAACGGTGAAAGATCGCGCCGGTTTGCTGGTGCAGTTGGCTAACCTGCCGACGCCACCGGAGAGCGTGCCAATCAACATGCTGGTGAAGGTGAAAGGCACGCCGCTGGCGGATAACGAGGATGTGGAACCGTTCGACTTTATCCGCACCATTGCGGTGGCGCGCATCATGATGCCATCGTCGCACGTGCGTCTCTCTGCCGGTCGCGAGCAGATGAGTGAGCAAACCCAGGCAATGTGCTTTATGGCCGGGGCTAACTCGATCTTCTACGGCTGTAAACTGCTCACCACGCCAAACCCGGAAGAGGATAAAGATCTGATTCTTTTCCGCAAACTCGGCCTCAATCCGGAACATACCGCGACAACGGCGGGGGATAATGAGCAGCAATATCAGCTCAGCGAACAACTGCTACAGGCGGATACCGAGCAGTTCTACAACGCGGCTGTGTAA